The Trichoderma breve strain T069 chromosome 2, whole genome shotgun sequence DNA segment GTCAGTCTACAAGCACGTGCGATCGCGTGGGAGCGTGTGTTATGTGTGTGAAACGAGAATTCATTGTCTTCCCATGCGCGGTATCGTAAAAGGCCCTAACTTTTTAAACTAACACAACAGCATGCCCTCGTCAAACCCCAGATCTCCAAGATCTTTTGCCGAGAATCCAGATGCAAgtacaagaaaagaaaaaaccacATTTTTTGAAAGATTCCCCTCAACACCCATCAACCCATAATGCGCCCAGTTGCGCTGACTTATTTCTGGTTCTCGGGTCGCAGGGAGCTGTAAAGAAGTGAACATGTTAGCTAGCTGTATCTAAATGAATGTAGTATAGAAACGCATGACTTACCGGACGGCCTTGCCGGCTCTCCAGATCTCCAGGTTTCGGATCTCCTCCAACTCGGCCTCATACTTCTGGCGGTAGTCGGGCTGGCTGTTGTACTCGAGGGATCGCTTGGTCTCGGAACCATCCTTGACGCTGTCGTACAGGCTGTTGAAGACGGGCTTCAGGGCatccttgaacttggggGTCCAGTCAATGGCACCACGACGGGCAGTGGTAGAGCAGGCCTCGAACATCCAATCCATGCCGTTGGCACCAATCAGAGGGTACAAGCTCTGAGTGGCCTCCTCGACGGTCTCGTTGAAGGCCTCGCTGGGGCTGTGGCCACGCTCACGGAGAACCTCGTACTGGGCAAGGAACATGCCGTGGATACCACCCATCAAGCAACCACGCTCACCGTACAGGTCAGAGTAGACCTCCTTCTCAAAGGTGGTCTTGTACAGGTAACCGGAGCCAATGGCGACACCCAGGGCAACggccttctcctcagccttaCCGCTCACATCCTGGAAGACGGCGAAAGAGGAGTTGATACCACGGCCCTCACGGAAGAGAGAGCGGACAGTTCGGCCAGAGCCCTTGGGAGCGCAAAGGATGACGTCAATGTTCTTGGGGACATCAACTTTGGTGAGGTCCTTGAAGACGGGGGAGAAACCGTGGGAGAAGTACAGGGTCTACAGTTAAGAGCCCGTGTTAGTCACAGCTGAGCTACCATAGCGCGCCACAGATTGAAAAAATACGTACCTTGCCCTCAGTAAGCTGGGGCTTGATGGAGGGCCAAGTCTCGGACTGAGCGGCATCACTGAGAAGGTTCATGACGATGGTACCACGGGTGATGGCATCGTCAACCTCGAAGAGGTTCTTGCCAGGAACCCAGCCATCCTGGATGGCGTCGTTCCATGACTTGCCGTTCTTTCGAACACCAACAATGACGTTGAGGCCGTTGTCGCGGAGGTTGAGACCCTGGCCGTGGCCCTGGGAGCCGTAGCCGATGAGGGCAAGGGTGTCGTTCTTGAAGTACTCCTGCAGGCAATTGGGTCAGTCATGCAAGTCATTCCAATGAGCCACCCGTAGATCGTTTGAGATCAATACAAATCCTCTTGCTTGAACTCGTCGATGACTCTTCAGAATCGCCAGTTACTCACCAAAAGCTTCTCTTGGGGCCAGTCGGCACGCTCTATACAGGCAGTCGTTGTCAGAACACAGCTCTCACGCCTCCAGGCTCTCGCACGCAGAAGAGGAATTGCACATACCATAGACGTCCTCCTTGACACCGGCAAAGTCGACGGTCTTGAGACCACGGACCTGCTGCTGAGAGAGACCAGCCAGAGCCGggcgagcagcagcgacgGCACGAGTGGCGCTTCGAGCAGCGATGTAGGAGCGCTGGGCGACGCGAGGCG contains these protein-coding regions:
- a CDS encoding acetohydroxy acid isomeroreductase, NADPH-binding domain-containing protein; the encoded protein is MASKAFSKTLRAPIARQLIAPRVAQRSYIAARSATRAVAAARPALAGLSQQQVRGLKTVDFAGVKEDVYERADWPQEKLLEYFKNDTLALIGYGSQGHGQGLNLRDNGLNVIVGVRKNGKSWNDAIQDGWVPGKNLFEVDDAITRGTIVMNLLSDAAQSETWPSIKPQLTEGKTLYFSHGFSPVFKDLTKVDVPKNIDVILCAPKGSGRTVRSLFREGRGINSSFAVFQDVSGKAEEKAVALGVAIGSGYLYKTTFEKEVYSDLYGERGCLMGGIHGMFLAQYEVLRERGHSPSEAFNETVEEATQSLYPLIGANGMDWMFEACSTTARRGAIDWTPKFKDALKPVFNSLYDSVKDGSETKRSLEYNSQPDYRQKYEAELEEIRNLEIWRAGKAVRSLRPENQK